The Pseudomonas alkylphenolica genomic sequence TTGTGTGCTGTTCTCAATTAGTGCTCATTTGGCCGCCTGGCCGGAGGGATCCTCATGCTACGTTTGATGACGTCTGTGCTCTGCGTGCTGGTGGTCTGGTCGGGTGCTGGCAACGCGATCGAAAAAAATTCCCCTTATCTGCTCAATCCCGGCGACGTGGTGTCCATTTCCGTCTGGGGTGATGAAAAACTGCAAGGGGAGGTCAGCGTGCTTCCCGATGGCAGTATCACCTTCCCTTTGGTAGGGCGCGTTGAGGTTGAAGGGCTTGATACCGCTGCCGTCGAAAAAACAGTCGCTGCCAAGCTCAAAGATTACCTCTCCGATCCAACCGTCAGTGTTGTCGTCAAAAACGCGGCCGGCAATCTGCTCTATGTAGAAGGCAAGGTGATCAAGCCAGGTCCGGTGCAGATGGCCGGCCCGACGGCGGTATTGCAGGCACTGAGCATGTCAGGGGGGCTGGACAAGTTCGCGGACAGAAGCGCCATCAAGGTGGTCCGTGGCCAACAAATATTGCCCGTGAACTATAAAGATTTGATTTCCGGGCGCGATATGTCTACCAATATCCAGCTCCAGGCCGGCGATACGCTGGTCGTACCTTAACTTGCCTGACCGAATAAGAATTACAGTGCCTCTATTGCGAATAACCGGCGTAGCCACAGCATTCTTGATCCTGCCGTATTCGGGCATGGTCCAAGCCTCCACCTGGCAGTCCTCGGCAGCATTGCCGACCACTGTCGAATACGACAGCAACCCGTTGCTCTTGACGTCTGGGGAGGAGGGTGTGACGCGTACGATCATCGCCCCCGACTACAGCCTCGTCGGCACCTTCGATCGCGACCAGTTGCGCCTGGGGCTCGGGGTGCGGGTGCTGCGCTCGTCTGACACGGATGTCGTCGATAACCGTGAGGACCCCAATGTGATTCTGGGTTGGCAGCGCGAGACCGAAACGGGCGGTTATGGTCTGTCGGCGCAATACAATGAAAGTTCGACACTGTCTTCTGCTGTTCAGGACACCGGCGTGGTCACCACCACCGATGGCACGCAGAAGCTGTATGTGCTGACAGGGAACTGGAATCGCGCGCTGACTGAGCGCAGCACCTTGTCCAACGAAACCAAGTACTCCAGCGCCAGCTACGACATCGATACGCTCACCGATTATGAAGAGCTTGCGACGGTTCTGACCTGGACCTACGCCTGGAGTGAGCGTACCGATCTGTACACCGGCATTGGTGCCAAGCGCTATGAGCCGGAGGATGAAACCCTGGCGAGTGCCTCGAATAGCTACACCCCGGTAGTCGGGTTGAAGCACCAGTTCTCCGAGCGTCTGCAGGGCGATGTACACCTGGGCGTCAATGAAGTTTCCGGTGACGGTGGTGGTCGCCGCGGGGAGGGCGGGCTTTCTCTTTACTACACGGGGGAGCGAACCGGTTTGAGTCTCGATGCCGAACGCAGCACTGTCGCCAGCGCCGAGGGTGGTTTCACCGAGGTCGATTCGGTGCGCGGTGGCTGGAGCTACGCGGTCAACGAGACCAGTCGTGTCGGCCTTGATGCGGCCTGGCAAGACAGTAAAGGGCAAACGCCAAACACGTTGCAAACTTACGGCGCCTGGGCGAGTCGAGAACTTTCGCCTTTTTGCGATCTGCGCCTATCGTTGATGTACAAGGAACGCCAGCAAGACGGTTTGCCAGATGCTGTAGGCACGATCATTGGTATGACCCTGACCTATAGATTTCCCGACCTCTGAACTTCGGCAGAGTGGCCCCTATGAAATCTGAATACGAGCTGTCCCTCAATGATTACATAGCCATTATCAAGGACCGGGCCCTGCTGTTGGGGGTGAGTATCGTGGTCATTCTTGCGGTGACCGCTGTGGTCGCGGTTACCGTCCCGCCGATCTATCAGTCGACCGGCACCATTCTGGTGGAATCGCAGCAGATTTCCCCGGAGCTGGTGTCGGCGAACAACAACAGTTATGCCGATGAACGTATTGAAGTCATTCGCCAGCGGGTAATGACCCGCGAGAACCTGCTGCGGATCATCGACAAGTACAACCTGTTTGCCGACAAGGGCGGGCGCTTCAGCGAGTTCGACAAGATCGACCTGATGCGCAATTCAATTGTTGTGGCCACGCTCAGTACCTTCATCAAAGGGCGTGGCGAGGCGACGGTTGCCTTCAACGTGTCGTTTGAGCACAAGCGCCCGGAGGTTGCCAAAGAGGTTGCCAACGAACTGGTCACGCTGTTTCTCAATGAGAACATCAAGCAGCGCACCGAGCGTGCCAGCGAAACCACCGTGTTCCTGACCCAGGAAGCAAACAAGCTGGGCGCCGAGCTGGCCAGCCTGGAAAACCAGCTGGCCGACTTCAAGCAAACCCATGCCAACGCCTTGCCCGAGCATCAGGCGTTGCGCATGGGGATGTTGTCACGTTCGGAACTGGAGTTCAGGGAAGTCGACCGCGACTACAAAACGGCGCAGGAAGAGCTGCGTTATCTCGAGCTTGAGTTGTCTGCTGCCAATGCCGGCCTGACCTCCAAGGCAGAAGGCGCCAAATCCACTGTTGATCAGCTTCAGGACTTGCCCAGCCTCAAGGCCGAGTACACCAGGCTGTTGACCCGATACACCGACGCGCACCCGGATGTGGTTGCCGTCAAACGCAAGATTCAGGCGCTCGAAGCCTCTGGCGTACGTGGCACTCGGGCTTCTACGGAAAGCCTGGACGTTGCCCGGGTCCGTACCCGGATTGGCGCTGCGCAGGAACGTATCGCTTCACTGGCCGAGCAAAAGCGCGAACTGGTGAAGAAGATGGAAGGCTACGAGGCGGAAATTCTTGAAGCGCCGCAAGTCGAGCGCGGCCTGGTCACCTTGATGCGTGATCACGACAACGCCCGCAAGAAGTATGAGGAAATCCGCGCCAAGGAAATGGGGGCGAAGATTACCGAAAGCCTGGAACAGGAGAACAAAGCCGAACGCTTTGTGCTGCTGGAGCCGCCGATGATGCCGGAGAAACCGGAGAAACCGAACCGCAAGAAAATTGCTGCGCTGGGCCTGGTACTGGCGCCAGCAGGTGGTGCAGCGCTGGTGATGCTCCTGGAATTGTTGAATCAGCGCGTACGCGGTGTAGGGGCCCTGGAGAGCGTAGTGGGCCGGCGCGTGCTGGTGGCCATTCCCTACATTCCTACACAGGCAGATCTGGCGCAGCGCAAGAAGTGGCGAATGCTGCTGCTTCTCGCCGGCCTGGTGCTGATGGCTATGCTGTTGGTGTTGGTGCACGTGTTCTACATGCCTTTGGATCTTCTGCTATTTAAAGCTATGGCTAGATTTGAATAGGGAAAGCAGTGATGGACAGGATCACCTCGGTTTTTGGAAAGAATATTCATCAGGTCAACCCGGATGCCGCGCCGGCAGCGGACGCCCCGCCGCTGGCCGGGCAACCGGAAGTACCCGGTCAGTTCGATTATGTGCAAACCAGGGTCGTGCCGTTGCGCGCAGAGCACCTGGAACGCCATCGGATTGTGGCTTACAACAAGAACTCGAACCTGAGTACGTCGTTCGACCTGCTGCGCACGCAGGTGCTGCAGACGATGGAAGAGAATGGCTGGCGCACGCTCGCTATTACCTCGCCAACGCCGGAAGCGGGCAAGACGGTGTTGGCCATCAACCTGGCAATGAGTATTGCCCATCACACCACCAAAACGGCGTTGCTGGTGGACTTTGACTTGCGTCGGCCAAGAGTCGGCGCCAGCCTGGGGCTTTCGATGGAAAAGTCGCTCAATGAGCTGCTGTCCAACAAGGCCGGGTTGGAGGAAGTCATGGTCAACCCGACATTGCCACGCTTTGTGGTGCTGCCGACACGCGAACCCATTCCACTCTCTACCGAGCTGCTGTCATCCCCCAAGGTCAGCAACCTGATCAGCGAGCTGCGCGAGCGCTACGATTCGCGTATCTGCATTTTCGATTTGCCGCCCTTGTTGAGTTCCGACGACGCCATCAACGTACTGCCCAAGTTCGACTGTGTGCTGCTGGTGGTGGCTAACGGTGCGAACAACAAGAAAGAGATCGAAGACTGCATGTACCATCTGGCGACGGCCAATCTGATCGGTACGGTATTGAACAAGGCGGGGCCGCAACCGCGCTCTTACTATTAGTTAGTAAGTAAAAGCTAAACCCGGTGGGAGCGGGCTTGCCCCGCGATGCGATGTGACTGATCGCACGCAATCGCGGGGCAAGCCCGCTCCCCACCGGGGGGGGTATAAGGCGGTGTCAGTGCCAGGGATACTGCTGTTCCCAGTGCCAGGCATGGCTCACGATCTGTTTGAGCGATGCAAATTGCGGCTGCCAGCCCAGCACAGCCTTGGCCTTGCTGGCATCCGCCACGGGTCCCCAGCGCGGCGCGGGGCGTCATGGGTGATGATCTGGCGACCGGTCACGGCACAGGCGGCATCGATCACTTGCTGTACAGAAAACCCCAGACCATTGCCCAGGTTGAACGCCGTGCTTGCGCCGCCGGCCAATAGATAGTCCACGGCCAGCGAGTGTGCCGAAACCAGGTCGGCGACGTGGACATAGTCACGAATACAGGTGCCGTCGGGTGTGTCGTAATCACGGCCAAAAACAGTGACATCGTTGCGCCGCCCGGAAGCGGCCTGCAAGATCAAAGGCAACAGGTGGGTTTCTGGTTCATGGCATTCGCCCAACTCTCCCTCAGGGTCTGCTCCGGCGGCATTGAAGTAGCGTAAGCAGACTGATTTCAGCCCGTATGCGCGGTCGAAGTCCTCGAGTATCTGTTCCACCATCCACTTGCTGCGTCCATAGGGGTTGATTGCCGCCTTGGGGTGCCCTTCGTCGATCGGGACATACTGCGGGTCGCCATAGACGGCTGCACTCGAAGAAAATATCAGTGTGCTGATCCCGGCACGGACCATGGCCTGTAGCAGGGTCAGGGTAGCCGCCACATTGTTCTGGTAGTACTTGGCAGGGTCAGTGACAGACTCGCTTACCTGGATGAAGGAAGCGAAGTGGAAGACCGCATCGAAAGAGTACTCGGCGAACAGAGCATCCAGTGCATGGGCATCCGCGATATTCAGTACGACCCATTTGATGCCTGGGCCGGCAGGGGAAATGTCTGCGACCACCACGTCATGACCGGCACCTGAAAGGTGCTTGACCATGTGCGAACCGATATAGCCTGCGCCGCCGACAACCAAAAACTTCATCCAAACCTCCTGGCATCTGTTGGTGCGCGAACGGTGCGGTCAGTTTTGACTGTAGAAGGCGAAATGGCCTATTTCAAGAACAGCCAGTTGGACATTTGCTTGCCGTCGAAGGTGATCAGGTAACGCCCATCCTGGTAGGTCGCGGTAAGCGCTTTCATGGGCCCGCGTGCCTGGTAGCCGAACAGTTTCAAGCCAGCAGGTGCTTTGATGCTCAGGCTGCCTTCCAGGGGTTCGACATTAAAAGGCGTCATGTCATCCGCTTTCGGCACCGCCCGGGTGCCCAGTGAAATCAGCAGCTCCCGCGATTGGCTGAGCGGCTTCGCATCAAGGCTTTGCACCACGACACTGGCGTAGGCGGTTTTCACCTGGACCTGAATGTCTGCGAGGCTGATCGAGTTGCCACCCAGCCAGCCGGTGGCGGCTTGGGTCAGTGGTGTGTCGATGGTGTAGAGGCCTTGTTGCCAGTTGCGCTTGAGTTCACCGGTGTCGCTGGTGGACTCGCTGGCGCCGACGTCCAGTAGCGACTGACCCGGGTCATGCAACACCTGCGCTTGTGGGGTGTTGGTGCCTGGCTGTAGCCACGGCAGCTCGGTTGTTTCGGGCATGGCGATTTGCAGTTTGCCTTTCTCGATGGCGGTACGCAGCAGCACCGAGTTGTTCGCGGTGATCGGTTGGTTGAACAGGGTGTCGGGTGTCGGTGCGAAGACATAGCGGGTGGTGGCTTCGTGGACATCGGCGCGACGGTACAGCAAG encodes the following:
- a CDS encoding CpsD/CapB family tyrosine-protein kinase, whose protein sequence is MDRITSVFGKNIHQVNPDAAPAADAPPLAGQPEVPGQFDYVQTRVVPLRAEHLERHRIVAYNKNSNLSTSFDLLRTQVLQTMEENGWRTLAITSPTPEAGKTVLAINLAMSIAHHTTKTALLVDFDLRRPRVGASLGLSMEKSLNELLSNKAGLEEVMVNPTLPRFVVLPTREPIPLSTELLSSPKVSNLISELRERYDSRICIFDLPPLLSSDDAINVLPKFDCVLLVVANGANNKKEIEDCMYHLATANLIGTVLNKAGPQPRSYY
- a CDS encoding polysaccharide biosynthesis/export family protein, which produces MLRLMTSVLCVLVVWSGAGNAIEKNSPYLLNPGDVVSISVWGDEKLQGEVSVLPDGSITFPLVGRVEVEGLDTAAVEKTVAAKLKDYLSDPTVSVVVKNAAGNLLYVEGKVIKPGPVQMAGPTAVLQALSMSGGLDKFADRSAIKVVRGQQILPVNYKDLISGRDMSTNIQLQAGDTLVVP
- a CDS encoding GumC family protein, with product MKSEYELSLNDYIAIIKDRALLLGVSIVVILAVTAVVAVTVPPIYQSTGTILVESQQISPELVSANNNSYADERIEVIRQRVMTRENLLRIIDKYNLFADKGGRFSEFDKIDLMRNSIVVATLSTFIKGRGEATVAFNVSFEHKRPEVAKEVANELVTLFLNENIKQRTERASETTVFLTQEANKLGAELASLENQLADFKQTHANALPEHQALRMGMLSRSELEFREVDRDYKTAQEELRYLELELSAANAGLTSKAEGAKSTVDQLQDLPSLKAEYTRLLTRYTDAHPDVVAVKRKIQALEASGVRGTRASTESLDVARVRTRIGAAQERIASLAEQKRELVKKMEGYEAEILEAPQVERGLVTLMRDHDNARKKYEEIRAKEMGAKITESLEQENKAERFVLLEPPMMPEKPEKPNRKKIAALGLVLAPAGGAALVMLLELLNQRVRGVGALESVVGRRVLVAIPYIPTQADLAQRKKWRMLLLLAGLVLMAMLLVLVHVFYMPLDLLLFKAMARFE